In Desulfuromonadaceae bacterium, a single genomic region encodes these proteins:
- a CDS encoding chemotaxis protein CheD has translation MGPTPDIKKHFLLPGAIFAPATEHLVTTILGSCVAVCLWDQAHHRGGMNHFLLPLWNGDGLPTPKYGNIAIDRLLEKLLQRGANHATLIAKVFGGASMWSSSGGLLAVGERNVELVKAQLDELRIPIVGADLGGRVGRKVIFNTATGEVWMQRHQERS, from the coding sequence GTGGGACCAACCCCCGACATCAAAAAACATTTCCTTCTTCCCGGAGCGATCTTTGCCCCCGCTACTGAGCATCTGGTCACAACCATTCTCGGTTCGTGCGTCGCTGTCTGTCTGTGGGACCAGGCACATCATCGCGGCGGAATGAACCATTTTCTACTGCCACTGTGGAACGGGGATGGTCTACCGACACCCAAGTACGGTAATATCGCCATTGACCGGCTTCTGGAAAAATTGTTGCAACGCGGTGCCAATCACGCAACACTGATTGCCAAGGTTTTCGGCGGTGCCTCGATGTGGTCCAGCAGCGGGGGTTTGCTGGCAGTCGGTGAACGCAATGTGGAACTGGTTAAAGCACAACTTGATGAACTGCGTATTCCGATCGTCGGTGCCGACCTCGGCGGACGGGTCGGACGCAAGGTCATCTTCAACACCGCGACCGGTGAAGTCTGGATGCAGCGGCATCAGGAACGCAGTTGA
- a CDS encoding HAMP domain-containing histidine kinase — translation MTQLSDQELIRALEERFEENHKALHDLRMTTSKLEEMNRKLQESEALKSHFLSNVRNEINTPLTAITGLAQQMICGNVSPAEVSGVATDIYFEAFNLDFQLQNVFAAAELEAGEATPFPARVDVIALVTSTFEMFAHQARIKQIDFRHHLEVAPKYFVTDPEKLRIILANLLANATEFSPAGAAVDVRVTQEDNSLLLSVRNTGVHLDETARSQIFDRFRQLDMGSTKQHHGQGLGLSVCRSLAELLFGTITLTTDDIVPWCQFKLSLAPFPAEVSASAEDGNVFLFDNVEKF, via the coding sequence ATGACCCAATTGAGCGACCAAGAGCTGATTCGCGCCCTGGAAGAGCGGTTTGAGGAGAATCACAAAGCATTGCACGACCTGCGCATGACCACCTCCAAACTTGAGGAGATGAATCGCAAATTGCAGGAATCGGAAGCGTTGAAAAGTCATTTTCTGTCGAACGTTCGCAATGAAATCAACACTCCGCTCACCGCCATTACCGGGCTGGCCCAACAGATGATCTGCGGCAATGTTTCTCCCGCTGAAGTCTCCGGAGTTGCCACTGACATCTACTTCGAAGCGTTTAATCTCGATTTTCAGCTGCAAAATGTTTTTGCCGCTGCCGAACTTGAAGCGGGGGAAGCGACCCCCTTCCCGGCCCGGGTCGATGTCATCGCGCTGGTCACCAGCACCTTCGAAATGTTTGCCCATCAGGCCAGAATCAAACAAATCGACTTTCGCCACCACCTTGAAGTCGCGCCCAAATATTTTGTGACCGATCCGGAAAAATTGCGCATCATCCTCGCCAACCTGCTTGCCAATGCAACTGAATTCAGCCCCGCTGGAGCTGCTGTCGATGTTCGCGTTACACAAGAGGATAACAGCCTGCTCCTCTCCGTCCGCAACACCGGGGTACACTTGGATGAAACCGCCCGCAGTCAAATCTTCGACCGCTTCCGGCAACTCGATATGGGCTCAACCAAGCAACATCACGGCCAGGGGCTTGGACTCAGTGTTTGCCGTTCTCTGGCCGAACTGCTCTTCGGCACCATTACCCTGACGACCGACGACATTGTTCCCTGGTGCCAGTTTAAGCTGAGCCTGGCACCATTTCCGGCGGAGGTCTCTGCCAGCGCTGAAGATGGAAACGTTTTTTTGTTCGACAATGTCGAAAAATTTTGA
- a CDS encoding zinc-dependent alcohol dehydrogenase family protein: MRAMVLEKPATPLRERHLPLPQPAAGEVLLKVATCGVCRTDLHIVDNELNAAQLPLIPGHEIVGRVAALGHGVTGLQLGDRVGVPWLGRTCGACAYCQSGRENLCDAPLFTGYTRNGGYAEYVVADQRFTFMLPDEYDDLHAAPLLCAGLIGYRTYCMAGPTARRIGLYGFGAAAHIVAQLALFEGREIYAFTRPGDQAAQLFARKLGVTWAGDSDIMPPERLDAALIFAPVGALVPMALRAVGKGGRVVCGGIHMSDIPAFPYRDLWEERSIVSVANLTRDDGLGLMRAAAAAKVRTVAVPFLLNQANEALACVREGRLEGAAVLTIA, translated from the coding sequence ATGCGCGCCATGGTTCTGGAAAAACCGGCAACACCTCTGCGCGAACGTCACTTGCCGCTGCCGCAACCGGCGGCGGGGGAGGTGCTGCTGAAAGTTGCCACCTGTGGCGTCTGCCGGACCGATCTGCATATTGTGGATAACGAACTGAACGCGGCACAGCTGCCGCTGATTCCAGGGCACGAGATTGTCGGTCGGGTGGCAGCGCTCGGTCACGGCGTGACCGGGCTGCAGCTCGGTGACCGGGTTGGTGTGCCGTGGCTGGGGCGGACCTGCGGGGCATGTGCTTATTGCCAAAGTGGTCGGGAGAATCTCTGTGATGCCCCCCTTTTTACTGGATACACGCGTAACGGGGGGTATGCTGAATATGTCGTCGCCGACCAGCGCTTCACCTTCATGCTTCCCGATGAATACGACGATCTTCACGCCGCGCCACTGCTCTGCGCCGGGTTGATCGGCTATCGGACTTATTGCATGGCGGGTCCGACAGCGCGACGGATTGGCCTCTACGGTTTCGGCGCGGCGGCGCATATCGTTGCCCAGCTGGCTCTTTTTGAGGGGCGCGAAATCTACGCCTTTACACGTCCCGGTGACCAGGCCGCGCAGCTGTTTGCGCGCAAGCTGGGCGTGACCTGGGCGGGAGACTCCGACATCATGCCCCCTGAGCGACTCGATGCGGCGTTGATCTTTGCCCCGGTCGGCGCACTGGTGCCGATGGCGTTGCGAGCGGTTGGCAAAGGGGGGCGGGTGGTGTGCGGGGGGATTCACATGAGCGATATTCCCGCCTTTCCTTATCGTGATCTGTGGGAAGAACGCAGTATCGTTTCGGTGGCCAACCTTACCCGCGATGACGGTCTGGGTTTAATGCGGGCAGCCGCAGCGGCAAAAGTCCGCACAGTAGCGGTCCCTTTTTTGTTAAATCAGGCGAACGAGGCATTGGCATGTGTGCGCGAGGGACGCCTGGAGGGGGCGGCGGTACTGACGATCGCATGA
- a CDS encoding zinc-ribbon domain-containing protein, translating into MIEVKCPHCDYARDVPAEKIPAGHRTVTCPQCREKFPFDKNAVFADLVTASIPSPSAATPNSESVSPALELSNSNGRLSPIKVLGPDIWRLIKSKGWVVVGTWLAATFLVVSGGTLFTAATAALIDVSGNSVLVTSSAIVLGIILCCYALGWWLAAVMCAVVVDEITVKTALAGGCAYAWRYFWLMTLLGHMLVGGTLLFFIPGIVFYVWFFFAQYLLVAENVRGMDALLLSRAYVRGYGWGICGRLLLLSLLLWVVTLLLGFIPIIGPLLVLLLWPFALLMPKALYLELRALNPAPPRAFSRSAKAAWLILGTLGYLLIPAALFWGGTALIENLSTCFIQLNIMP; encoded by the coding sequence ATGATCGAAGTGAAATGCCCCCATTGTGACTATGCCCGTGACGTCCCGGCCGAGAAGATTCCCGCCGGGCACCGCACCGTCACCTGTCCGCAGTGCCGGGAGAAATTTCCTTTCGATAAAAACGCGGTTTTCGCCGACCTTGTGACCGCCTCGATTCCGTCGCCAAGCGCAGCCACGCCGAACAGCGAATCTGTCTCTCCGGCGCTTGAGCTTTCTAACAGCAACGGCCGCCTCAGCCCGATCAAGGTACTCGGCCCCGATATTTGGCGGCTGATCAAGAGCAAAGGCTGGGTCGTCGTCGGCACCTGGCTGGCAGCGACATTTCTGGTCGTCTCCGGCGGCACCCTCTTTACTGCCGCGACGGCAGCACTGATCGATGTCAGCGGCAACAGCGTCCTGGTCACCAGCAGCGCAATCGTTCTCGGCATCATCCTCTGCTGTTACGCCCTCGGCTGGTGGCTGGCCGCCGTCATGTGTGCGGTCGTCGTTGATGAGATCACGGTCAAGACCGCTCTTGCGGGAGGATGCGCCTATGCCTGGCGGTACTTCTGGCTGATGACCTTGCTCGGCCATATGCTGGTTGGGGGAACACTGCTCTTCTTCATCCCCGGCATTGTCTTTTACGTCTGGTTCTTCTTTGCCCAGTATCTGCTGGTTGCGGAAAATGTGCGCGGGATGGACGCGTTGCTCCTTAGCCGTGCGTATGTGCGCGGGTATGGTTGGGGGATTTGCGGTCGGCTGTTGTTATTGTCGTTGCTGTTGTGGGTCGTCACGCTGCTGCTCGGGTTCATTCCGATCATCGGCCCACTCCTCGTGCTGCTCCTTTGGCCCTTCGCCCTGCTGATGCCAAAAGCCCTCTATCTGGAACTGCGTGCCCTCAATCCCGCGCCACCGCGAGCATTCAGTCGCAGCGCAAAAGCGGCGTGGTTGATCCTTGGCACACTCGGTTATCTGCTGATCCCCGCCGCCCTCTTCTGGGGTGGCACGGCACTCATCGAGAATCTCTCCACCTGCTTTATTCAGCTTAACATCATGCCCTGA
- the lysA gene encoding diaminopimelate decarboxylase, producing the protein MPMSPDFKHRLFPSLQAIAAHYGTPFHIYDEVGIRATGAQLKKAFSGIAGFQEFYAVKALPNKAILKIMREMGFGFDCSSIPELILSRELGAKAEDIMFTSNNTTQEEFEAALGNGGCVLNLDDISLIDKVPNFPELVCFRYNPGPRRTGNIIIGNPVEAKYGVTHEQVIDAYRQARERGASRFGLHTMVASNELDYTYMVETARMVLDLAALLEKELGIRLQFVNIGGGFGIPYRPDQAPLNIDAMAEEITALFTAFGAEHGYQPTMFMESGRFMTGPHGALVTTAINHKDTYRRYVGVDACMSALMRPALYEAYHHIDVLGKEDAAQSETCDVVGSLCENNDKFAVQRELPPIDEGDLLVIHDTGAHGHAMGFQYNGRLRPKELLLRANGTVELIRRAETLEDYFATCNFTPDVMQTN; encoded by the coding sequence ATGCCCATGTCCCCGGACTTTAAACACCGCCTCTTCCCATCACTGCAAGCAATCGCCGCTCACTACGGCACCCCGTTTCATATCTACGACGAAGTCGGCATCCGCGCAACTGGCGCACAACTGAAAAAAGCCTTTTCCGGCATTGCCGGGTTTCAGGAATTTTACGCCGTCAAGGCACTGCCGAATAAAGCGATCCTCAAGATTATGCGGGAGATGGGGTTCGGTTTCGATTGCAGCTCGATCCCGGAGCTGATCCTGTCGCGTGAACTCGGTGCCAAGGCTGAAGATATCATGTTCACCTCCAACAACACCACGCAGGAGGAGTTTGAAGCAGCACTGGGCAACGGCGGCTGCGTGCTTAATCTGGACGACATCAGCCTGATCGACAAGGTACCAAACTTCCCCGAACTGGTCTGTTTCCGCTACAATCCCGGCCCGCGCCGGACCGGCAATATCATCATCGGCAACCCGGTCGAGGCCAAGTACGGTGTCACCCACGAGCAGGTGATCGACGCCTACCGTCAGGCGCGCGAACGCGGTGCCAGCCGTTTCGGGCTGCACACCATGGTCGCTTCGAACGAGCTTGACTATACCTATATGGTCGAAACCGCGCGCATGGTCCTCGACCTTGCCGCACTGCTCGAAAAGGAACTCGGTATCCGGCTCCAATTCGTCAATATCGGCGGCGGTTTCGGCATCCCCTATCGCCCCGACCAGGCCCCGCTCAATATTGACGCGATGGCCGAGGAAATCACCGCCCTGTTCACCGCTTTCGGTGCGGAACATGGTTATCAGCCGACGATGTTCATGGAGAGCGGTCGCTTTATGACTGGTCCCCACGGCGCGCTGGTAACCACCGCCATCAACCACAAGGACACCTACCGCAGGTACGTCGGCGTCGATGCCTGCATGTCAGCGCTGATGCGCCCGGCACTCTACGAGGCCTACCATCACATCGACGTCCTCGGCAAGGAAGACGCGGCACAGAGCGAGACCTGCGATGTGGTCGGTTCGCTGTGCGAGAACAACGATAAATTCGCCGTTCAGCGCGAACTGCCACCGATTGACGAAGGTGACCTGCTCGTCATCCATGACACCGGTGCCCACGGTCATGCGATGGGGTTCCAGTACAACGGTCGCCTGCGCCCCAAAGAACTGCTGCTGCGCGCCAACGGCACGGTCGAACTGATCCGCCGGGCGGAAACGCTGGAGGACTACTTCGCCACCTGCAACTTCACCCCCGACGTGATGCAGACCAACTAA